Part of the Brassica oleracea var. oleracea cultivar TO1000 chromosome C8, BOL, whole genome shotgun sequence genome is shown below.
AAATATGTGGTAAACAAAGAGGGTTGTTAAACTTACTTTTAATACCATGGTATCTCCCTTTGGAACCTCTACGAACATATCTCCCGCTACATGTTCCACCCCAGGGTAAGAAGGTGCTTGTGCCAAGGCACAAGTCAGATCAAAGTTGATACCCTTTATATTGGGATAATTAGAAGTAACAACACCAAGAGTGTTGCCAACTCCTCCTCCAACATCAACCAACACATCCACGTCTTTGAAGCCTTGGTAAACTTCAAGAGCCTTCTTCACGACAGCGATGGTGAATCCTGTCTGGTTAAAGAGCTTGCTGAACCTCTCATCAGTTCCCATATAGTCGAAGAGTTTCATGCCACCATGTGCACGGCCAAATGCATCTCCTCCTTTTAGCACCACATCTTTCAATTGTGCCCTACGAATATTAGCATATCAACAACGTAAGATTCATTGTGTTTTATTTATTTTTATTTTTTATAATTTTAAAGAGTTGAATAAAAAATTACCAAGTGTTGAGGAAGACGCTGTCGGAATTGACAATGACTTGAGAAGCTAAGGATCCAATATCTTGAATGTTATTTTTCAAGAAGAACCTGCATATTGGCTCGGCTTTGTAAACCCTCTGGTCCTTTTTGGCTTGGACCGTACCGCACTTGACCATGGAGTAGCTAGCGAGTAGACGTAGCATCCTGTCCAACAAAGCCGGCGCCTCAGGGTTACGAGGCGTAGTTGGTAGCCTACTTGCTATCTCGGAAGGTGAGAGGAACACTGAGGCGGCGTAGAGAGTGTCAAAGACACCGAGCTCAAGGGCAGCTTTGAGAACCATGGGAAAGGCAGCGGCATTGGCTAATCTCACGGCCATCAAACCCAACTCATTATCATCATCGATAACAACTTGGCTTTTGGGGTTAGAGCTTAAGGTTTCTTCGTTAAGGATTCCCATTTTTAATTCTCTTTATTTGTTCCTTCTCTACCTTGGTGATCAAACTGATCAGAAGCGAAGAAACAAGGAGAGTTTGTGTGTTTATGTGTCTTCTATGTAGTGTTGCGGATGATGATGCTTATGGATATTGGATCCTACTTCTTATAGCTTAGATTTAGCCTCCTTTTAATTTATTTAATTTATTTTTATAATA
Proteins encoded:
- the LOC106309746 gene encoding quercetin 3-O-methyltransferase 1-like, with amino-acid sequence MGILNEETLSSNPKSQVVIDDDNELGLMAVRLANAAAFPMVLKAALELGVFDTLYAASVFLSPSEIASRLPTTPRNPEAPALLDRMLRLLASYSMVKCGTVQAKKDQRVYKAEPICRFFLKNNIQDIGSLASQVIVNSDSVFLNTWAQLKDVVLKGGDAFGRAHGGMKLFDYMGTDERFSKLFNQTGFTIAVVKKALEVYQGFKDVDVLVDVGGGVGNTLGVVTSNYPNIKGINFDLTCALAQAPSYPGVEHVAGDMFVEVPKGDTMVLKRILHDWTDEDCIKILKNCWKSLPENGKVVVIELVTPDNAESGDINANIAFDMDMLMFTQCSGGKERSRAEFEALAMESGFTHCKFVCQAYHCWIIEFCKENV